One window of Botrimarina mediterranea genomic DNA carries:
- a CDS encoding N-acetylmuramoyl-L-alanine amidase, translating to MRTIVLALLLTLGLASTTLAGKPGEELPRSGDEIVVCGKLFHTGAPVVTWLDPGGYDAYRVERRFAPIEESDWRTSEEEAKLDTPNRYGLRKETLTPEQIEKLRGGGWSLEELQDVVDQFVMHYDVCGVSRQCFKILHDHRCLSVHFMVDVDGTIYQTLDLKERAWHATTSNGRSIGVEIAQIGAYSAKSKSTLEQWYDKDENDLVRLTFPSWLVTDLRNPDFVGHPARPEIIVGEIQDTMLYQYDFTPEQYDSLTKLTATLCQVFPKIKCEYPADEAGEVIPRVLPEAQLRDFQGVMGHYHIQKNKTDPGPAFDWKRVVGGAKEIIENSGG from the coding sequence GTGCGCACTATCGTTCTCGCTCTGTTGCTGACCCTTGGCCTCGCCTCGACCACTCTCGCTGGCAAGCCCGGTGAAGAGCTCCCCCGCAGCGGCGACGAGATCGTCGTCTGCGGCAAGCTCTTCCATACCGGCGCCCCGGTCGTCACCTGGCTCGACCCGGGCGGCTACGACGCCTACCGCGTCGAACGCCGCTTTGCGCCGATCGAAGAGTCCGACTGGCGCACCAGCGAAGAAGAGGCCAAGCTCGACACGCCCAACCGCTACGGCCTCCGCAAGGAGACGCTCACTCCCGAGCAGATCGAGAAGCTGCGTGGCGGCGGCTGGTCGCTCGAAGAATTGCAGGACGTCGTCGATCAATTCGTCATGCACTACGACGTCTGCGGCGTCAGTCGGCAGTGCTTCAAGATCCTCCACGACCACCGCTGCCTGAGCGTTCACTTCATGGTCGATGTGGACGGCACCATCTACCAGACGCTCGACCTCAAGGAACGCGCCTGGCACGCCACCACCAGCAACGGCCGCTCGATCGGCGTCGAGATCGCCCAGATCGGCGCCTACTCCGCCAAGAGCAAGAGCACGCTCGAGCAGTGGTACGACAAGGACGAGAACGACCTCGTGCGTCTCACCTTCCCCAGCTGGTTGGTGACCGACCTCCGCAACCCCGACTTCGTCGGCCACCCCGCCCGGCCGGAGATCATCGTCGGCGAGATCCAAGACACGATGCTCTACCAGTACGACTTCACGCCCGAGCAATACGACTCGCTAACGAAGCTCACCGCGACGTTGTGCCAGGTCTTCCCGAAGATCAAGTGCGAGTACCCGGCCGACGAAGCCGGCGAGGTGATCCCGCGCGTCCTCCCCGAAGCCCAACTCCGCGACTTCCAAGGCGTGATGGGCCACTACCACATCCAAAAGAACAAGACCGACCCCGGCCCGGCGTTCGATTGGAAGCGCGTGGTGGGCGGCGCGAAAGAGATCATCGAGAACAGCGGCGGCTGA
- the purE gene encoding 5-(carboxyamino)imidazole ribonucleotide mutase produces the protein MGSDSDWPTMRLAAEALASMGVPFEARVVSAHRTPEEMVAYAKEAEGRGLKVIIAGAGGAAHLPGMIAALTVLPVLGVPVQSKALSGLDSLLSIVQMPGGVPVGTLAIGNAGAKNAGLLAVRILGATRPELRKKLHAYRDGEAERVRAQELT, from the coding sequence ATGGGCTCCGACAGCGACTGGCCCACCATGCGGCTCGCGGCCGAGGCGCTCGCCTCGATGGGCGTGCCGTTCGAGGCCCGGGTCGTCTCGGCCCACCGCACGCCCGAGGAGATGGTCGCCTACGCCAAGGAGGCCGAGGGCCGTGGCCTCAAGGTGATCATCGCCGGCGCCGGCGGGGCGGCCCACCTGCCGGGCATGATCGCGGCGCTGACGGTGCTGCCGGTGCTCGGCGTGCCGGTCCAATCGAAGGCCCTCAGCGGGCTCGACTCGCTCTTGTCGATCGTGCAGATGCCCGGCGGCGTCCCCGTCGGCACGCTGGCGATTGGGAATGCGGGCGCGAAGAACGCCGGCTTGCTCGCCGTGCGCATCCTCGGCGCCACGCGGCCCGAGCTGCGTAAGAAACTGCACGCCTACCGCGACGGCGAGGCCGAGCGTGTCCGCGCTCAGGAGCTAACGTGA
- a CDS encoding 5-(carboxyamino)imidazole ribonucleotide synthase, which produces MSPAPSTPARSIEALKPGQALQPGSTLGVFGGGQLGRMFTHAAQRMGYRVHVFTPHRGSPAGLVAEHEHVGLLSDLRSVASFALSVDAATLEFENVPTESIAVAELHTPVRPGSHVLHTTQHRVREKTFLQEAGVPVGPFAAVNSFEELKSAAHTVGLPAVLKTAQMGYDGKGQRVIKDASQLEATWNAIGPGECILEAFIDFTREVSVLVARGLDGETVLYGPIENEHADHILDVSVLPAPGTTPAIAHEAARIATRVAEGLDAVGLLCVEMFQTWNGALLVNEIAPRPHNSGHLTIEGCRTSQFEQQVRTVAGLPLGSPESLRPAAMANLLGDLWYTTDGAPREPNWSAALAEGASLHLYGKESPRAGRKMGHLTILGDTPEAVRDAARAARERLRS; this is translated from the coding sequence GTGAGCCCGGCGCCATCGACCCCCGCCCGCTCGATCGAGGCGCTTAAGCCTGGCCAGGCGCTGCAACCGGGATCGACCCTGGGCGTCTTCGGCGGCGGGCAGCTCGGTCGCATGTTCACGCACGCCGCCCAGCGGATGGGCTACCGCGTTCACGTCTTTACGCCGCACCGCGGCTCGCCCGCCGGCCTCGTCGCCGAGCACGAACACGTCGGCTTGCTCTCGGACCTGCGGAGCGTCGCCAGCTTCGCGCTGTCGGTCGATGCGGCGACGCTCGAGTTCGAAAACGTCCCCACCGAGTCGATCGCCGTCGCCGAACTTCACACGCCCGTCCGCCCCGGCAGCCATGTCCTCCACACGACGCAGCATCGCGTCCGTGAGAAGACGTTCTTGCAAGAGGCCGGCGTCCCCGTCGGGCCGTTCGCCGCGGTGAACTCTTTCGAAGAATTGAAGTCCGCCGCCCACACGGTCGGACTCCCCGCCGTGCTGAAGACGGCGCAGATGGGTTACGACGGCAAAGGCCAACGCGTCATCAAGGACGCGTCACAACTCGAAGCGACCTGGAACGCGATCGGCCCCGGCGAGTGCATCCTCGAAGCGTTCATCGATTTCACGCGCGAAGTGTCGGTGCTCGTCGCGCGCGGCCTCGACGGCGAGACGGTCCTCTACGGCCCGATCGAGAACGAGCACGCCGACCACATCCTCGACGTGTCGGTGTTGCCCGCCCCCGGCACGACGCCGGCGATCGCCCATGAAGCCGCACGGATCGCAACGCGCGTCGCCGAAGGGCTCGACGCGGTCGGCCTGTTGTGCGTCGAGATGTTCCAGACGTGGAACGGCGCGCTGCTGGTGAACGAGATCGCCCCGCGGCCGCACAACTCGGGCCACCTCACGATCGAGGGCTGCCGCACGAGCCAGTTCGAACAACAAGTCCGCACCGTCGCCGGCCTCCCGCTTGGCTCGCCCGAATCGCTCCGCCCCGCCGCGATGGCGAACCTCCTCGGCGACCTCTGGTACACGACCGACGGCGCCCCGCGCGAACCGAACTGGTCCGCCGCATTAGCCGAAGGCGCGAGCCTCCACCTCTACGGCAAAGAATCCCCCAGAGCCGGCCGCAAGATGGGCCACCTCACGATCCTCGGCGACACGCCGGAGGCGGTGCGGGACGCGGCAAGAGCGGCGCGCGAGCGGCTACGGAGCTAG